The DNA window TCCTTTTATAAAATCATGGAATCCGAGTGCCAAAGCAAAAGCTGCGGGTGCACCGGTGGAAGTGGATATCAGTAAAATTGAACCGGGCCAGATGGTTCGTGTTGAGTGGCAGGGCAAGCCTGTATGGATTGTACGCCGCACTCAGGAAGTGATGGATAACCTGAAGACTATCAATGATAAGCTTCGTGATCCTCAATCTGAAATGGAACAGCAGCCAGCATACGCTCAGAACGAGTACCGCTCGATCAAACCTGAGTTTTTTGTAGCTGTTGGCTTCTGTACACACTTAGGCTGTTCACCTACCTATCTACCGGACTCTTTCTCAGAGCAAGTTCAGGGCGTTAAGTCTGGCTTCTTCTGTCCTTGTCACGGTTCTAAATTTGATATGGCTGGTCGAGTGTTCCAGGGTGTTCCTGCACCGTTGAACCTTGTTATTCCTAAGCATATGTACCTAAGTGACACGAAACTCGTTATCGGTATTGATGAGGGGGATGCATAATGCAAGCACTGTTAGACTGGGTAGAAAAACGTATTCCAGCCATGAATGCTTACAAGAAGCATTTGTCTGAATACCCGATGCCGAAGAACTTCAACTTTTGGTACCTTTTTGGTTCTCTGGCTATGTTGGTTCTGGTTAACCAAATCCTTACCGGTATTTGGCTAACGATGAACTACGTTCCTTCTGGTGAAGGTGCGTTTGCGTCTGTTGAATACATCATGCGTGATGTTGAGTACGGCTGGTTGTTGCGTTACATGCACTCTACCGGCGCTTCAGCATTCTTTGTTGTTGTCTACCTGCACATGTTCCGTGGTCTTATCTACGGCTCTTACCAGAAACCTCGTGAACTACTGTGGATCTTCGGTATGTTGATCTTCCTGGTTCTGATGGCGGAAGCTTTCATGGGTTACTTACTACCATGGGGGCAGATGTCATACTGGGGTGCACAGGTAATCATTTCACTGTTTGGTGCGATTCCAGTTATCGGTGATGATTTAACGCTTTGGATCCGTGGTGACTACATCATCTCTGGTGCAACGCTGAACCGTTTCTTCGCACTTCACGTTATTGCACTACCAATCGTACTACTTCTTCTGGTAGTTCTTCACGTGTTGGCACTGCATGAAGTAGGCTCGAACAACCCTGACGGTATCGAAACTAAACTGCCAAAAGGCACGATGGGCGACGATTACCAGACACAGTTCAAGTTCCACGATTACTACTCTAAGAAATACGACATCATTGACTCTATTCCTTTCCATCCGTATGGCACGGTTAAGGATTTGGTTGGTGTTGCCGGCTTCTTGTTCTTATTCTGTTATGTGCTGTTCTTTAACCCGGAAATGGGTGGATACTTCCTTGAGCCGCCTAACTTTGAAGCAGCAAACCCTCTGAAGACACCTGAGCACATTGCTCCTGTATGGTACTTCACGCCGTTCTACGCAATCTTGCGTGCGGTTCCTGACAAGCTATTGGGTGTTATCCTGATGGGCGCGTCTATTGCAGTACTGTTCGTTCTTCCGTGGTTGGATCGCTGTAAAGTACGTTCGTACCGTTACCGTAGCAAGATCCACCTGCTGAATATTATTCAGTTCACTATCGCCTTTATTGCTCTTGGTATTTTAGGTGCACTGCCGGCAACGCCGCTGTACACACTACTATCTCAGATCTTTAGCTTGTGTTACTTCATGTTCTTTGTACTGCTGTTCTTCTACAGCAAAAATGAAGCAACCAAACCATTACCAGAGAGGGTGACATTCAAATGAAGAAGTGGATTGTAATTCTATTTGCTATGTTGCCATCTCTAGCGATGGCAGCGGGTGCCAGCGTGCCTCTAGATAAAGCGCACGTGGACTTAACGGATAAAGCTTCGCTGCAAAACGGCGCGAAGCTATTCATGAACTACTGTTTTGGCTGTCACTCAACGCAATACCAGCGTTATGAGCGTGTCGCAACAGATTTGGAAATACCAGCAGACCTGATGAAGGAGAACCTGATTTTCAACCCAGAGGCGAAAATCGGTGATCTGATGGTTAACTCTATGCCACCTAAGCAAGCGGCAAACTGGTTTGGTGCTCCGCCACCGGATTTGACCCTGGTTGCTCGTGTTCGTGGTGCTGACTGGTTATACACATACTTACGCTCTTTCTACGTGGATCCATCTCGTCCGTTTGGCGTGAACAACATTGTATTCCCGAGTGTTGGTATGCCACATGTACTCGAAGAGCTGCAAGGTATTCCAACGCCAGTTTACGGTACGAAGCATGTTGACGGTGAAGAAGTACAAATTGTTGTTGGTACAGAAACAGACGGTACTGGTGAGCTGAGCACTGGCGAATACGACAAAGCGGTAGGCGATCTGGTTAACTTCTTAGTTTATTCTGGTGACCCGGTGCAGTTAGAGCGTCACTCAATTGGTTGGTGGGTAATGGGCTTCCTAGTTATCCTTACTATCATTGTTGTGCTGCTGAAGAAAGAGTATTGGCGTGATGTGCATTAATTGTGCTAAAATATCGTGCTAATTCCCAATTTTGATTAATCTACAATGGAGGCTAAGCCTCCATTGTTTTTATTTGTAAGTGTACTGGAGGGCTCCATGGCTGTAGCTGCCAACAAACGTTCTGTAATGACTCTTTTCTCAAGTGCATCAGATTTATATAGCCATCAGGTTCGCATTGTACTAGCTGAAAAAGGTGTAAGTGTTGAAGTTGAGCTTGTTGATGAAGCAAACCTTCCTGCTGAGCTTATTGAGCTAAACCCATATAAATCAGTGCCAACTCTTGTTGATCGCGAGCTCGCGCTTTACGACTCAAAAATCATCATGGAGTACTTGGACGAGCGTTTTCCTCATCCACCGCTAATGCCGGTTTACCCTGTTGCTCGTGGTAACAGCCGCCTGATGATGTACCGTATCGAACGCAACTGGTATTCACTAGCTGACAAAATCGTTAAAGGTAATGTGGAAGAATCAGAAAAAGCACGTACGAAACTTCGTAACGACCTTCTGACTCTGGCACCAATCTTTGCTGAATACGAATACTTCATGAGTGAAGAATTCAGCCTGATCGATTGTTACCTAGCTCCACTGTTGTGGCGTTTGCCTCAACTTGGTATCGAGCTTATCGGTCCGGGTTCAAAAGAGATCAAGGTTTACATGAACCGTGTATTCGAGCGTGATTCTTTCCTTGCGTCATTAACTGAAGCTGAACGTGAAATGCGTCTGGTTCGTTAAGCGGTCGAGACGTTATGGATATTGCAAAAATGACTGCTCGCCGTCCGTATATGCTTCGCGCATTTTACGACTGGCTGGTAGACAATGACTTAACTCCTCATTTGGTTGTTGATGCAACCATGCCTGGTGTACGTGTACCTGTTGAGTTTATTCAGGATGGTCAGATTATCTTGAATATTGCACCTCGTGCCGTTGGTAATCTCGAGTTGGGTAATGATGCGATTACCTTCCATGCCCGCTTTAGTGGACGTCCGCACTCGGTAATTGTACCTATGTATGCGGTTCAGGCTATTTACGCGCGCGAAAATGGTGCGGGTACCATGTTTGAGCCGGAAGAGGCTTACGATCACATTGAAGAGGAAACAGTGGAAGAAGAGCAAGCACCACTGTTTACCACTGTGAGTGATGACTTACCTCAGGATACGAATTCTGAGCCTGCCGAGGAAGAGGCTGAAGCTCCTCGTCCGAAAGGCAAACCAAGCTTAAGAGTAATTAAGTAGTAAAAAAGCAGCGTTTACGCTGCTTTTTTTATTCAATGTATTGGTTCCGCTTTAGCGGTATTTTTAATTCACTGATTCCACGTCACCGTATTGAAAGCCTTTAATGACCTGTTTCACACCAGTTACATGACGGGCAATATCCGTCGCGCGCTCACCTTGCTCTCTTGTTACATAGCCAAACAAAAAGACCTCACTGTCTTCAGTGATCACTTTTACTTTCACACCATTTAGCTGGTCGTCAGTAAGCAGTGCTGACTTCACTTTTGTGGTGATCCAACTATCGTTGCTGATTTGAGTAACGCTGAGTGGTTCTTTAGCCTTCATCTGGTTATGAATGACTTTGACCCCGGGTAATTGGCGGGTTCTGTTGCCAAGGTCATTGATGAGTGCCTGAGTCGGGGCCTGACCCATTAGAACGACCGTACCGTTGTAAGAACTGGCAAATACGCGAGTATTTCCTTTGAACGGTTGTTTATTACCAATTGCGGCAACTTCAAACTCAATGTTGTTATCCTGCCATATCTGCTTGGTAGTACGTGTGTCTGTGACAATGGTCGCTGTGGTAGCTGCACCTGCGATAAACAGGCCAGCACAACCACTGAGATTCAGCACAGTAAATAAAATGACAAGGCTACGCATCTTACTTTTTACTCCCAGTTTAGTTCTTACTCTTAATTTTCGTTATTCTTCGTGGGCAGGGAAAAGGACCTGGTCAATGAGATCACATAAGCAGTGTAAAGTCAGCAGGTGAACCTCATGAATGCGAGCCGTTCGGTGAGAAGGGATGCGAATTTCCACATCATTTTCACCCAGTAAACCGGCCATCTCACCACCATCTTTTCCTGTCAGCGCGATGATCGTCATATCACGGGTTACCGCCGCTTCCATTGCTTTGATGATGTTTTTACTGTTACCGCTGGTTGAAAGTGCCAGAAGAATGTCACCCGGCTGGCCAAACGCACGTACCTGTTTAGAAAAAATTTCCTGGTAATGGTAGTCATTGGCTACTGCGGTTAACGTTGTATTGTCTGCAGTGAGGGCCATCGCTGGCAGGCTAGGACGCTCAGTTTCAAAACGGTTTAAAAGGCAAGAAACAAACTGTTGCGCATTAGAGGCACTGCCACCGTTACCACAACAGAGTATTTTGTTGCCATTGAGTAAACTCGAAACCATAGCTTGGGCGGCATGAGTAATGGCATCTGGCAGCGCTTCTGCTGCCGCAATTTGAATTTGAATACTTTCTGTAAAGCTGTCTTTAATGCTGTCTAGCATTGCTTATCCTTCAGATATTGCGTTTTGTATCCAGTTGATATCTCTGCCACTGTCGTGAATGGCGATGACATCAAACCGATAATCAATGGTATGTCCCAGGTGTTTTTGACGGCTGAGCCAAATTTGTGCAGTTTTAACCAATTTGCGCATTTTTGCGTAAGTGACCATTTCTGCGGCTGAGCCATAACGATCGTTCTTACGGTATTTGACTTCAACGAAGACGATAGTTTCATCTTGTTGAAAGATTAAGTCAATTTCCCCGACTTTTGTCAGAAAATTTTGATCTAGAAAGCGCAAACCCTGGCGCAGCAGAAACTGCTTAGCCAGGGTTTCATATTGAGTTCCTATTTGGCGTTTACTAAAGAGCCCCACGCTCTGCCCAGCTTAGCTCTCGTTGTACCACACAGTTTTCGTCGATACTTAGAGTACCAGTCTGACCACGGATGGAAAGTCCGGGAATCACTTTCATCTGAGGTAGCTCACCAATTAATTGATAGGCGTCCATCCCAAGCGCTTTCAGACGGATCTCCATATTGGACTGCTGACCCCAAAGCTCACTCATTTCTGCTGCAATTGTCGGATCTGAATCAATCAGTAGCGGGATATCACTATATATGATGCCGGTAAGATCTTCATACGCTGTACCACCGCTGTTGCTGCGAGAGTTAGAGAACAGTTTTGGTGCTTTTGCGTCAGGGTTAATCGCCACTTCGATGAACGGCTTAATCAGAGTGAGTTCAGTACTTCTTGCCACTATGTACACGGCATCAACATCACGACGGCTGCGCGGTTGTGCTTCCAGTTTAATCTGCATTAATGATTGCATCTGGGCAATGCGTTGCTTACTTTCTTGAAGACCGAATACATCGTTAATGTCTTTCTGAAGTTGGCGGTTGTCACCAAAATAGCTGGTTGCGACTTTGTTGGTGCTGTATTTACGCCACTCTTCATTAAATGCTTCTACTACACGCTGACCGAAATTGTCTTTTGGAGCAAGGATCAGCGGGAAGTTATAGCCCTGGTTGAACAGATATTTTGCCGCTTGCGCGACTTCTTGTTCTGGCGATAGTGTTAAGTAGCAGATATTACCACCAGGCTGAATAACCTCGGGAATGTTCAGTGCCAGTGCCGGAATCGTTGGTCCTTTAGCGGTTCCGTCGATGTCTGCCTGGAACAGCTCAACATTTTCTTTTTGCAGCGGCCCGACAACAAAGTCAATATTTTCACTGATAAGGCGCTGTTTGATCTGTTCAGCGCTGTAGGCATTGGTATCAATGACGGTTACGCTTGCGCTCGGCTCCCGGTACTCATCATTCATCATCGCAAACATAAAGCCTTCACGAATCAACTGTCCTTGAGGGGCAAACTGTCCCGTC is part of the Vibrio sp. B1FLJ16 genome and encodes:
- the petA gene encoding ubiquinol-cytochrome c reductase iron-sulfur subunit; amino-acid sequence: MSNAPLNNGRRRFLTATTAVVGGLGAAAVAVPFIKSWNPSAKAKAAGAPVEVDISKIEPGQMVRVEWQGKPVWIVRRTQEVMDNLKTINDKLRDPQSEMEQQPAYAQNEYRSIKPEFFVAVGFCTHLGCSPTYLPDSFSEQVQGVKSGFFCPCHGSKFDMAGRVFQGVPAPLNLVIPKHMYLSDTKLVIGIDEGDA
- a CDS encoding cytochrome bc complex cytochrome b subunit, which produces MQALLDWVEKRIPAMNAYKKHLSEYPMPKNFNFWYLFGSLAMLVLVNQILTGIWLTMNYVPSGEGAFASVEYIMRDVEYGWLLRYMHSTGASAFFVVVYLHMFRGLIYGSYQKPRELLWIFGMLIFLVLMAEAFMGYLLPWGQMSYWGAQVIISLFGAIPVIGDDLTLWIRGDYIISGATLNRFFALHVIALPIVLLLLVVLHVLALHEVGSNNPDGIETKLPKGTMGDDYQTQFKFHDYYSKKYDIIDSIPFHPYGTVKDLVGVAGFLFLFCYVLFFNPEMGGYFLEPPNFEAANPLKTPEHIAPVWYFTPFYAILRAVPDKLLGVILMGASIAVLFVLPWLDRCKVRSYRYRSKIHLLNIIQFTIAFIALGILGALPATPLYTLLSQIFSLCYFMFFVLLFFYSKNEATKPLPERVTFK
- a CDS encoding cytochrome c1, with protein sequence MKKWIVILFAMLPSLAMAAGASVPLDKAHVDLTDKASLQNGAKLFMNYCFGCHSTQYQRYERVATDLEIPADLMKENLIFNPEAKIGDLMVNSMPPKQAANWFGAPPPDLTLVARVRGADWLYTYLRSFYVDPSRPFGVNNIVFPSVGMPHVLEELQGIPTPVYGTKHVDGEEVQIVVGTETDGTGELSTGEYDKAVGDLVNFLVYSGDPVQLERHSIGWWVMGFLVILTIIVVLLKKEYWRDVH
- the sspA gene encoding stringent starvation protein SspA, whose translation is MAVAANKRSVMTLFSSASDLYSHQVRIVLAEKGVSVEVELVDEANLPAELIELNPYKSVPTLVDRELALYDSKIIMEYLDERFPHPPLMPVYPVARGNSRLMMYRIERNWYSLADKIVKGNVEESEKARTKLRNDLLTLAPIFAEYEYFMSEEFSLIDCYLAPLLWRLPQLGIELIGPGSKEIKVYMNRVFERDSFLASLTEAEREMRLVR
- the sspB gene encoding ClpXP protease specificity-enhancing factor, giving the protein MDIAKMTARRPYMLRAFYDWLVDNDLTPHLVVDATMPGVRVPVEFIQDGQIILNIAPRAVGNLELGNDAITFHARFSGRPHSVIVPMYAVQAIYARENGAGTMFEPEEAYDHIEEETVEEEQAPLFTTVSDDLPQDTNSEPAEEEAEAPRPKGKPSLRVIK
- a CDS encoding BON domain-containing protein, whose protein sequence is MRSLVILFTVLNLSGCAGLFIAGAATTATIVTDTRTTKQIWQDNNIEFEVAAIGNKQPFKGNTRVFASSYNGTVVLMGQAPTQALINDLGNRTRQLPGVKVIHNQMKAKEPLSVTQISNDSWITTKVKSALLTDDQLNGVKVKVITEDSEVFLFGYVTREQGERATDIARHVTGVKQVIKGFQYGDVESVN
- a CDS encoding phosphoheptose isomerase — protein: MLDSIKDSFTESIQIQIAAAEALPDAITHAAQAMVSSLLNGNKILCCGNGGSASNAQQFVSCLLNRFETERPSLPAMALTADNTTLTAVANDYHYQEIFSKQVRAFGQPGDILLALSTSGNSKNIIKAMEAAVTRDMTIIALTGKDGGEMAGLLGENDVEIRIPSHRTARIHEVHLLTLHCLCDLIDQVLFPAHEE
- a CDS encoding YraN family protein, which codes for MGLFSKRQIGTQYETLAKQFLLRQGLRFLDQNFLTKVGEIDLIFQQDETIVFVEVKYRKNDRYGSAAEMVTYAKMRKLVKTAQIWLSRQKHLGHTIDYRFDVIAIHDSGRDINWIQNAISEG
- a CDS encoding penicillin-binding protein activator, whose protein sequence is MINHKRLSVPRILTPVALAITLAACSSGPRQPDVVDVTLEPTQSVQQYMIQADSTEGSIQNDWLIMATKAAIQANQFDQANQLITRLSRQQLSEVQQAEWQLARGTIEQKQGNYSQLLQALNFKSWWQLPNDQWKDYYALRADAYQSLNQPFEANRELVSLSQYASPEEQDEISSRIWMNFGSYSESELTSLTTNPNEDILNGWLQLAIYSKALSGNLSQLRNTLENWLAENPSHPAAVYTPTELQNILSLDFVKPNNTALLLPLTGQFAPQGQLIREGFMFAMMNDEYREPSASVTVIDTNAYSAEQIKQRLISENIDFVVGPLQKENVELFQADIDGTAKGPTIPALALNIPEVIQPGGNICYLTLSPEQEVAQAAKYLFNQGYNFPLILAPKDNFGQRVVEAFNEEWRKYSTNKVATSYFGDNRQLQKDINDVFGLQESKQRIAQMQSLMQIKLEAQPRSRRDVDAVYIVARSTELTLIKPFIEVAINPDAKAPKLFSNSRSNSGGTAYEDLTGIIYSDIPLLIDSDPTIAAEMSELWGQQSNMEIRLKALGMDAYQLIGELPQMKVIPGLSIRGQTGTLSIDENCVVQRELSWAERGAL